One genomic window of Caenorhabditis elegans chromosome I includes the following:
- the tppp-1 gene encoding Tubulin polymerization-promoting protein homolog (Confirmed by transcript evidence) translates to MAAAAGFNWDDADVKKRWDAFTKFGAATATEMTGKNFDKWLKDAGVLDNKAITGTMTGIAFSKVTGPKKKATFDETKKVLAFVAEDRARQSKKPIQDELDAITEKLAKLEAPSVGGAAKANAAGVYSRLTDHTKYTGAHKERFDAEGKGKGKSGRADTTENTGYVGAYKNKDSYDKTHGK, encoded by the exons atgGCCGCTGCTGCTGGATTCAACTGGGATGATGCTGATGTGAAGAAAAG atgGGACGCGTTCACCAAATTCGGAGCTGCTACCGCCACCGAAATGACTGGAAAGAACTTCGACAAGTGGCTTAAGGATGCTGGTGTCCTCGACAACAAAGCCATCACCGGGACAATGACCGGAATCGCTTTCAGCAAAGTTACTGG aCCTAAAAAGAAGGCCACTTTCGACGAAACGAAGAAAGTGCTGGCATTTGTCGCCGAGGATCGCGCGAGACAAAGTAAGAAGCCGATTCAGGACGAACTGGACGCAATCACAGAGAAATTGGCCAAATTGGAAGCGCCGAGTGTTGGAGGTGCGGCGAAGGCCAATGCGGCCGGCGTTTACAGCCGTCTCACCGATCACACAAAGTATACTGGAGCCCATAAAGAAAGATTCGATGCCGAAGGAAAAG GAAAAGGAAAATCAGGACGTGCGGATACAACAGAAAATACTGGATATGTTGGAGCTTACAAGAATAAAGATTCCTACGATAAAACACATGGAAAGTAA